In Gemmatimonadaceae bacterium, a single genomic region encodes these proteins:
- the radC gene encoding DNA repair protein RadC, with protein MAGQLRSKTLTIRELPRSERPRERLIDLGAQALSSAELLAIVLGSGGLGRTALQIGQSVLAGAGGSLRRIAMQPVAALTSMTGVGTARAATVHAALELGRRMAAESREDGAPVRSPRDVVGLFAARLEDLPVEEFHVAVLDSQHRLERDIMVTRGILNSSLVHPREVFREAIAERAAAIILVHNHPSGDPTPSADDRVVTEQLVAAGRLLDIPVHDHIIVGRGRYTSFAEAGLL; from the coding sequence ATGGCTGGCCAGCTTCGTTCGAAAACATTAACTATTCGGGAACTACCTCGATCCGAACGGCCGCGTGAGCGTCTGATTGACTTGGGGGCGCAAGCTCTCAGCTCTGCGGAGCTCCTCGCGATCGTCCTCGGGTCGGGTGGCCTCGGCAGGACCGCGCTCCAGATTGGCCAGAGCGTCCTGGCGGGCGCAGGCGGATCGCTTCGTCGCATTGCGATGCAGCCAGTGGCCGCACTGACGTCCATGACGGGGGTGGGTACCGCAAGGGCGGCGACAGTCCATGCCGCTTTGGAACTTGGTCGCCGAATGGCCGCGGAATCGAGGGAGGATGGTGCGCCCGTGCGCTCGCCTCGGGACGTGGTCGGACTTTTCGCCGCGCGCTTGGAAGATCTTCCGGTCGAGGAATTCCACGTCGCGGTACTGGATTCGCAGCATCGGCTGGAGCGAGACATCATGGTCACGCGGGGTATACTCAATTCGTCGCTCGTTCATCCACGTGAGGTGTTTCGCGAGGCGATTGCCGAGCGGGCCGCGGCCATCATCCTCGTTCACAATCATCCGAGCGGCGATCCGACGCCGTCCGCCGATGATCGCGTCGTGACGGAACAGCTCGTCGCGGCCGGTCGTTTACTGGACATTCCCGTGCACGACCACATCATCGTCGGACGAGGACGATACACGAGCTTCGCGGAGGCGGGTCTGCTGTGA